The DNA window TCGCGTTTGCGGAAACTCTCGATGTCGGCGTGGGCATCGACGTAGGCGATCGGATCGGTCCCCTTCTCCAGATCGTGGAAGAGTTCCGACACCCGCTTGTCGAGCTGCTCACGGAATTTGCGGCCGATCAGGCAGGCCGACGACGTGTAGAGCGTCAGCTCACCGAAGAACTCCAGAAGGTCGATCTCACCCTCGTCACCCCACTGCGCGATGATGCGTTCCACCTCATTGGGGATGGTCACCGCATGTTGTTTCATGTGCGGGCCTTTGAGGGCCGAGTTGTGAATCGCCTTGGACCGTTCCTCGGGACTCGCGTCGAAGACCACCCCCTCGCCGAAGACGGGCGTCATGAACGGATAGGCGGCCGCCTGGTCGAGGTCTTCCTCAGGTGCGCGGAAGAACTCCTCGTTGGCCGCCGCGCCGGAAACCAGGACCACCTCTCGGTCGGCGAGCTGAAACAGCCCCACGTCGCCGCATTCGTCCCGGACCCGCCAGAACAGCGAGATGGGGTCGGTGGCCAGTTCGTCGAGGTGGCCGTGTTCTCCGTCACCGCCGGAGACAAGTCTGGGCTTGGTCAACGCCGTCATTGTCCGGCTCCTTCCGGTTCGATCTGCTGTTCTCGTCGGGCGCGCGGGACGGCACCTTCGGCCTCCACCTCGACGGCGCGCATGTGCGCACCGCGCGGCATGGTGACCATGGCGGCGACGGCCTGCGCGATGTGTTCGGGCGCAAGGAAATTGCCATGCCGGGCCAGTCCGTGTTTGATCCAGTCGTTGAGCATGGCCTCGGTGTCGTGCGGATCGAGGTTCATCCCCATGCCGGTCAGTGTCTGTCCGGGGCGGACCACGCCGGCGCGCACACCGGTGCCCTCGAGTTCGAGCTGGATGGTGGCGACCAGACCGTCGATTCCGGCCTTGGCGGCGACATACGCCGACGACCAGGGTCGCGGCCGGATCGCGACGTCGGAACCGATGAACACGAAATCGCCTCGAGCACGGTCGATCATGCCACCGATGACGGCCCGGAAGATGCGGTAGGCACCGGTCAGATGAATGTTGATCTGGTCGGCAAAGGTCTCGGGCGTGGTCTGATACGAGAGTCCGACGGCCAGGTCACCGGCCCCGGCGACAACGATCTCCAGCGGACCCAGTGCGGCTTCGGATTTGGCGACGCAATCGAGGACCGACTGTTCGTCGGTGACGTCGAGCGGTACGGCGACGGCTTCACCTCCGGCGGCGGTGATCTTGTCGGCGAGTTCCTGTAGCCGCTCGACGCGCCGCGCGGCCAGCGCTACCGGATAACCCGCTGCGGCAAGCCATTCGGCCGTGACGGCACCGATTCCCGACGACGCACCCGCCACGAGGACCGGACGCCGATCCGGATGGGGAATGAAAGCCATCAGCGCACCTGCACCTTCACCGGCAACTCGGCAAAGCCGCGTACGTTCACCGAGTGCACGCGGACCGCTGCGTCGATGTCGATGTCGACCGCGCTGATCGTCTTGACCACCTCGGCGAGACCGATGTTGGCCTCGAGTCGCGCGAGGTGCGCACCAAGGCAGAAGTGCGCTCCCATACCGAAACTCATCAGGGCCTGACTGCAGTCACGTCCGATCCGGTACCGGTCGGCGTCGGCACCGAAGACCTCTTCGTCGCGGTTGGCCGAGCCGACGAGCAGCAGCACGCGATGCCCCGCGGGGATGACCAGGTCCCCGTACGGCGCGTCCTGCACCACGCGACGCAACACCATCTGGGTGGAGTTGTCGTAACGCAGCGTCTCTTCCGTCCAGTCCGGCACTGCCGCCGGGTCGGCGAGCACCTTGGCCAACTCGTCGGGATTGCGCCAGCCCCAATAGAGGGCGTTGGCAAGGAGTTTGGTGGTCGTCTCGTTGCCCGCGACCACCATGAGGACCATGAACCCGACGATCTCGTCGTCGGTGAGCGCGGTCTTCTCCCCGGTCTCGTCGTCGACGATCTCGGCCTCGATCAGAGCGGACACGAGGTCCTCACCCGGATTCTTGCGGCGGTCGGCGATGAGTGCCGTGTAGTACTTGTGCAGTTCGATGTAGGCATAGATGGCGGCCTCGGGAATGTCGAGAACACCTTCCTCCCGGTGCAACAGCAGATCGGACTGGGTGCGCAGATGCGCGCGATCCGCCTCCGGGACACCGAGGAGTTCGGAGACCACATCCATCGGCAACAGGCCGGCGAAGTCGGCGACATAGTCGAATTCACCCTTGTCCAGACACGCATTCCAATGCTGTTCGGTCAGCGTCGTGATCCGTTCGGTCAGTTCGTTGACCCGACGCGGGGTGAACCCCTTGGACACCAGCTTGCGGATGCGCATGTGCTTGGGGTCGTCCATCGCCAGGAACGACATCGACTTGTGCGCGTCGGGTCCGTAGGACGACGGGTCCATCGAGACACCCCAGCTGTTGGACAGCCGCACGGTGTCCCGGAAACCCGCCCGGACGTCGGCGTGCGAGGCGAGCGCCCAGAAGTCCATGTCCGCGTTGTAATACACCGGCGCCTCGTGACGCAGCCGGAGGTAGGTGGGATACGGATCCTCGTGGAAGTCATAGGCATAGGGATCGAAGGGGATGCGTTTCTCCATCCCCTCGGTCCCCACGGCGATCTCGGTCATCACTTCTCCATCAGTAGATGTGCGGCTGCGACAAGACGTTCCGATGTCTGCTCATAGGTCATGTGCCCCATACCCGCGTGGACCAGGCCGCCGGCGTAGATCATCTCCAGGGCATCGAGAAGCGGGCCGGGATGCTCGGGGTCGGTTTCGAGGGCCTGCGCGAGGCGTCGGCGGATGAAGCCACCGATGCGCAGTCGCAGGTGCTCGACGTCGGGGTCGGTGCCGAGCAGCGCCATGGTCACCGCACCACCGAGTTGCCCCTCCCCGGCCACCACCATCGACACCTCACGCAACACCTGCGCGACGCGTTCGGTGTGGGTGGCCTGCGGATCCGGATCGGAGACCCCCGCCGAGAGCCGGCGCCAGAACACCTCGGCCACCAGATGACTCTTCGACGAGAAATAGGTGTAGGCCGTCGCCGGGGCCACCCCGGCGAGTTTGGCCACCGAACGCACCGTCAGACCGTCGAATCCGTCCTGGTTGAGGATGTCGACGGCGGCATCGGTGAGCCGGGTGACGGTCTCCGCCTGCTGCTGGGTCAGTCTCCGGCGAGTGGATTCCTGGGATACGGGACTGGACATGTGAGCGAGGCTACACTAGGTTTGAACGCGAGTCCAGACACCTGTCCAGATAGTCTTCCAGTCATTGGAGCCGATCACATGCCCCTTCGTCCCGCATCCGCGTCCGATCTGCTGATCGACGGCAAGCAGGTCGCCGGTTCCGGCAGCACCTTCGACATCGTCAACCCCGCAACCGAGGAGATCGTCGGCCAGGCCGCCGACGCCACCGCCGAGGACATGTCAGCCGCGATCGCGGCCGCCCGCAACGCTTTCGACACCACCGACTGGTCGCGCGATCACGCCCTGCGTGCCCGGTTCCTGCGTCAGCTGCGCGATGCCCTGCTCGCGCACGCCGACGAGTTCCGCGAGATCACCGTCGCCGAGGTGGGTTGCCCCGTCTTCCTCACGCACGGACCACAACTCGAGGGTCCGATCACCGATCTCGGCTACTTCGCCGACCTCGCCGAGACCTACGAGTGGACCCGCGATCTCGGCGAGGCGAAGCCGATGGGATTGAAGAACCGCCGCGAACTACGTGCGGAGGCCGCCGGTGTGGTCGGCGCCATCACTCCCTGGAACTTCCCGCACCAGATCAACTTCGCGAAGATCGGACCCGCGCTGGCGGCCGGGTGCACCGTGGTCCTCAAACCCGCGCCGGACACCCCGTGGTGCGCGGCACTCGTCGGCAAGGTCATCGCCGAGGAGACCGACTTCCCGCCGGGCGTGATCAACATCGTCACCTCCAGCGATCACGCTCTGGGCGCCCAACTCGCCACCGACCCGCGGGTCGACATCGTGTCGTTCACCGGTTCCACCGCCACCGGCAAGAAGGTGATGGCCGCGGCGTCGGAATCGCTGAAGAAGGTGTTCCTCGAACTGGGCGGCAAGTCCGCGTTCATCGTCCTCGACGACGCCGACCTCGCATCGGCCTGCTCGATGGCCGCCTTCGCCGTGGTCACCCACGCCGGCCAGGGATGTGCCATCACGACCCGGCTGCTGGTGCCGCGCAGCAAGCTCGACGAGGCCACTGCCATCACCCGCGACTCGCTCGCCGGACTCGCGGCCGGCGATCCCACCGACTCCGGAACCATCTGCGGCCCCGTCATTTCCGCGGCCCAACGCCAACGCGTCGAGTCCTACATCGAGCTCGCGCGCTCCGAGGGCGGCACCATCGAGATCGGCGGCGGCCGGCCGGCCGGCAGGGACAGGGGGTTCTTTGTCGAACCCACCCTGATCTCCGGCCTCGACAACACCTCCCGGGTCGCACAGGAGGAGGTCTTCGGGCCGGTTCTGGTGATCATCCCGCACGACGGCGACGACGACGCCATCCGCATCGCCAACGACTCGCCCTATGGCTTGTCCGGACAGGTGTGGGGCACCGATGAGGACCGGATCAACAAGGTCGTCAACGGTGTTCGCACCGGCACGATGGCCATCAACGGGGGCATCTGGTACTCGGCCGACGTCCCGTTCGGCGGCTACAAGCAGTCCGGCATCGGCCGCGAGATGGGCGTCGCCGGCTTCGAGGAGTACCTCGAGACCAAGGCCGTCGCCCGGCCCGCCTGACCCAACACTCACACAGAAAGCAGCACAATGACTTCCGAACGTTTCAAGGACAAGACCTACATCGTCACCGGCGCTGCCGGGGGCATCGGTGAGGCGTATGCGCGCGGCCTGGCCGCCGAGGGCGCCAACGTGGTGATCGCCGATCTCGCCGGCGAGAAAGGCAAGCAGGTCGCCGCCGACATCGGTGGCCTCTACGTCAATGCCGACGTCTCCGACGAGGCGTCGGCGAAGGCCCTGGCCGCGGCCACCGTCGACACCTACGGCACCATCCACGGCCTGGTGAACAACGCGGCGATCTACGGTGGCATGAAGCTCGACTTCCTCATCACCGTGCCGTGGGACTATTACAAGAAGTTCATGAGCGTCAACCTCGACGGCGCGCTCAACGTGACCCGCGCGGTCTACCCGCACATGACCGACGGTGGTGCGATCGTCAACCAATCCTCAACAGCCGCATGGCTGTACAGCGGTTTCTACGGACTGGCCAAGGTCGGCGTCAACGGGCTCACCCAGCAGCTCGCCACCGAACTCGGTGGACAGAACATCCGCGTCAACGCGATCGCCCCCGGCCCCATCGACACCGAGGCCACCCGGACCACCACCCCCAAGGAGATGGTCGACGACATCGTGAACCGGTTGCCGCTCAAACGATTCGGCACACCTGAGGACCTGGTCGGCATGTGCCTGTTCCTGCTCTCCGACGAGGCCGGGTGGATCACCGGGCAGATCTTCAACGTCGACGGCGGTCAGGTCATCCGGTCATGAGTGGCGCGCGTCTGGGCTATGTCGGCCTGGGGAACATCGGCGGCCCGATGGCCGCCCGGCTGGCGAAGTGGCCGGGTGGACTCAGCGTCTTCGACCTCGCCCCGCAGGCCGTCGCCACTCTCGTCGACCAGGGTGCCGGCGCCGCACAATCCCTGGCCGACCTGGGATCACGGGCCGACATCATCGGCATCTGTGTCGTCGACGACGATCAGGTCCGTACCGTCGTCGCCGGTGACGGCGGCTTGCTCAGCACCGCCGCCCCCGGAACCATCATCACCGTTCACTCGACGATTTCCCCGGACACGGCAACCGAATTGGCCCAGACCTGCGCGGCCTCGGGTGTGGTGTTGCTCGACGCGCCGATCTCCGGCGGTGCGCCCGGCGCCGAACAGGGACGGCTCGCGATCATGGTCGGCGGCGACCGTGATTCCTACACCCGGATCAAGGAGCCGTTCGCGCTGACCGCCGACATGATCGTGCACGCAGGCAACGACGTGGGCGCCGGGACGAAGATGAAGCTGGCCCGCAACCTGCTCCACTTCATCTCCTTCACCGCCACCACCGAGGCGGCGCGACTCGCCGAGGCGGCCGGAATCGACATCGCCAAACTCGGCAAGGTCGTCCGCCACACCGACGCGATCACCGGCGGTGCCGGTGCCATCATGTTGCGCGACACCACCGCTCCGATCGATCCCGACGATTTCTGGTACGGCATCTTCACCCACGTCCGTACCCTGGGGGAGAAGGACCTCGGGCTGGCGCTCGGCCTCGCCGAGCAGCTCGGCGTCGACCTCCCCTTGGGACAGATCGCACTACGCGACCTCGCCGACGGACTCGGCGTCGGCCACGCGCACAAAGGAGAATCATCGTGACATCCGGATCGGCCATCGGAGGCGAGGGTACCGAGCAGCGCAAGCGTGGCGTCGAGATGATGTCGAAGGTCTACGGTTGGGAGATGTCCGACGGCCCCGGTCTGCACTTCGCGCACACGGCTGACCAGTTGTTCGCCGAGGTCTGGTCCCGTGCGGGGCTGTCCATTCGGGATCGGCGTCTGCTGTTGTTGGGCGCGCTCGCCGCGGGCGGGCTGGTGGACGTCGCCGAGATCCAGGCGCGCGCCGCACTGGGCAACGGTGAATTGACACCCGAGCAACTCGAGGAGATCGCGCTGTTCCTGTGTTACTACGTCGGCTGGCCCACCGGAACCAAGATGAACATGGTGTTCGGTGAGGTGATCAAGAAACACCGCAACGCGCAGAAATGAGTCCACACATGAGCTTTCGTGAGCTGACCGGCGGCAACGGCTGTTCGATCCTCAGCGCAACCCCGGGTCCGGACCTGGCCGCCGCAGGATACGACGAGACCGAGTACGCGTTCGACGGGACCGTCGGGGGTGTCACGGCCGACGGCGTGGTGGCCCCTGCGGAGTTCACCACCCGCGTTCTGGTGCGCCGCCCGGTTGCGCAGGAGCGCTTCAACGGCGTCCTCGTCGTCGAGTGGCTCAACGTCAGCAGCGGCAGCGACGCCGCACCCGAATACACCTATCTCGCCGAGGAACTCGTCCGCGGCGGCTATGCCTGGGCGGGTGTGTCGGCGCAGTACACCGGGATCGAGGGCGGTGAGGGGTCGGTCGGACTCGCCGATGCCGGCGCGCAGGGCCTGGCGGGCAAGGACCCCGAACGCTATGCCGGTCTCCGCCATCCCGGCGACGCCTACTGCTTTGACATCTTCGCCGCAGTCGGCCGGGCTTTGAGCCCCGACGCCGACGACCCGGCGCACCCTCTGGCCGGGCTGTCGGTACATCACACCCTCGCCGTGGGTGAATCACAATCGGCGATGGCGTTGACCACGTACACAACACGTTTCGCCGCCGAGCACCGAGTCTTCGACGCGTATCTGATCCACAGCCGGGCCGCTGCGGGACTACCGCTCGGTGAGCCGGACTCCGGTATCGACGTCGGCGCGACCTTCCTCGGTGAACCCACGCCCCTGCGGACGGATCTCGACGTGCCGGTGTTCACCGTGCAGACCGAGACCGACGTACTCACCAACTTTCGCTTTTACCGCGCGCAACAGCCGGATACCGACCGGATTCGGACCTGGGAGATCGCCGGCACCTCCCACGCGGATCTGCATCAGATCGGCCCTTACGAATCCATGCTCGGCTGTCCGCAACCGGTGAACCGAGGCCAGCAACGCTTTGTGCTGCGCGCCGCTCTACGCCACCTGCACACCTGGGTGAGCGAAGGCACGCCACCGCCGACGGCCGAGCCGCTGCTGCTCGATCACACGAATCCCGAAGAGCCGCAACTGGTGACAGACGAGCTCGGCAACGCTCGCGGCGGAGTCCGTACCCCGTGCGTCGAAGCAGCCACCCAGGTCCTCAGTGGCGTGGTACCCGACCCGGTATCGCGTATCTGCCTTCTCTTCGGATCCACCACACCGATCCCCAGCGATCTTCTCGCGGCCCGCTACGGTACCCGGGAGAACTACCAGCACCTCTACGACAAGGCTGCCGACGCCTCGATCGCCGATGGGTTCACCCTCCCCGAAGATCGCGCGGAGCTGCGAGCCGACGCCAATCCCGACCTGATCCCCTGATCCGCGCGCTTCCCATCTCCTGGTTGGGCCGCGTCATACTCGGCTGGTTGAGCCACGTCATATTCAGCTGGTTGAGCCGCGACGGACGAGCGAAGCGAGACCGCCGCGTGTCGAAACCAACAGTGAGACAACACTGTGCAGAAAAGCCAACGCACGACAGTCTCGCTACGCTCGCCTCGTCGCGACTCAGCCGGCCGGCGGTGTCAGGAAGGCGTCGGTCGCGCGGCGAATGTCCCCGGAGATCGCGTGGCCCACATGACTTCCTGGATACCAGTGAATGTGCCCCGACCAGTGGTCACCGAGGCGCTGCGCGGCGGTCACGGAGGTCACGCGGTCGTTGAGGGCGGCGACCACCATGCGTCGGTCGGGCACCGCCTGTGGCGTCACCGACAGCGGATCGATCGCCGAGGAGATCGCGCGCACGGCGTCGGATCGCATGAGTGTGGCCAGGGCCTTGCCCTTGGACCCACCGCGCGCCATGTGGTGCGCGAGGGTGGCGTGCATGTCGAGCATCGGGACCACGGCGAGTACCGAGGTGACGGCCGGCTCCAGCGCCGACACCAGCGCCGCGATCGGTCCGCCCAATGATGTTCCGGCGATGGTGATCTCCGATGGTTGATGCGTGTCTATCCACCGGATCAGCGAGCGTATCTCGGCGACCGCGCGCATCGTCATCAACACGTTGCGCAGCGGATCGAAGCCCGGGTAGGCGATCTGCTTCATCCGGCGCGATCCGTGTGCGGGCAAAACCGGGAACACGACGTCGTAACCGAGGCGGGAATGCAGGTGCGCCGCGCGGAATGCGTAGAGGTCGTCGGAGCGGCCCTGCGCAGCGCCGTGCACCCAGATGAGCCACCGCCGTCCGGTGCCGCCGCGGGTCAGCACCCGTACCGAGGCGATACCGTCCGCGTAGGGGTCGGCATGCGCGGCCGACAGCGGCAGACTCAATGCCACCCGATAGTCGATGTGGTGGAAGCCGGTGGTCCCGAATACTTTTCGTCGACGATCCAGGATCGTCGGCGGTCCCGGCGCAACGTTGAGCTCAGCGGTGTTCGACGCCACGAACTCGTCGGCGACCCCCGCACATCGCGCTACCGCGGCCTCGACCTCCGACAACGGCGGGATGTCGCGGATCACCGAGTTGATGGCGATGAAGAACTCGTCGATGGCGGTCTCCCCGACCGCTCGAGCGCCGCAGTCGGCGGCCGGGACACCCGATGCCGGGTCACCGTGGCCGGCATTGCGGACGGCGCCGATCGCGCGTGGCATCACCCCGGCGAACAGACCCAGTCGGGCCAGGCCGGATTCCCAGTCGGTCACCCGGCTTCCCTGGCCAGTCCCGGCGCCCCGACCGTCTCCTGGTCGGCCAGCGCTGCCGCGACCTCGTCGAGCGCCTCTCGTACCCGCTCGATGAACCCGGCCGGGTCGGGCATGGATTCGGGTGTGGCGATGAGCCCCATGCTGATCCGTCCTGCGTAGCTGTAGGCGGTGAGATTGACGTCGGCCGGCGCGATCGCCAGAGCGAACGAGATCCAGTCGACCACCTCGATGTCACCGATCCAGCGTGTCTCCCGCGGCCCCGGCATGTTGGCGGTGGTGATGTTGTTCATCACCAACGGTGCCCGATGGGCGGCGAGCGACCGGAACACCGGCCCCAGTCGTCCGGTGTAGGTGGCGAGTTTCGCGGTGAGGTCGAAACCGATGTCGCGTCGTCGTGCCACGGCCGCCGCGCAACTCGCTGAGGTCTCCACCACCCGCTCCACCGGGTCGGCCAGGTCGCTGCGGAGATAGGCTGCGGCGGTCGCGATCTCGTTTCCGTGGGTGCGTGTCGACGCGAGATCCCGGCACACCCCGAAGACGGTCACCGAGACACCCGGGTCCTCCCCGCGGGCCACCAGCTCAGCCCTGGTCGCACCCGCGATGATGCCGTGCAGGGCGCCGTTGACGGTGGTCCCGGTGGCCAGCGCGATCCGTTGCACCGCCGCCAAGCTGATGTCGCCGCTCGCGCAGACCCGACGCGCTCCGCTGCGTGCGTTGAAACTGGTGCGACGTACGGTCAGCGGCTTGGGAATTCGATGCCCCTCCGTCGACTGCCGCTTGACCTGTGTCGCCCGGGCGAAGTCACCGACCACGGTCGGCACACCACGCAACAGCCGCCAGGATTCGGCGCGCGCGGCTCGCCACAGGTGGCGCGAATCCCCTTCGGCGGCTGATGTTGCGGCGGCAGATGGTGACACGGGTGCCGGCCGCACGGTCTCCCCGCGCGGCGCGGTGGCGGCCATGAACGTGTTGAGGGCGGCGAGTCCGTCGGCGACGGCGTGATGCACGCGCACCACCACCGCCTGCCTTCCACCGGCCAGCCCGTGGACCAGTGTCAGCGCCCACAGCGGCCGGCTCCGGTCGAGTTGACGGACCGCGAGATCGGCCAGCACCGCGTCGAGTTCGTCACGGCCGCCGGGCGCCTGCACGCTCATCTCGTCGAGGTGTGCGTCGACGTCGAAGTCGTTGTCGGACACCCAGAACGGCCGCGCCCCATATCCGGCCAGCCATTCGAGCCGCT is part of the Gordonia bronchialis DSM 43247 genome and encodes:
- a CDS encoding alpha/beta fold hydrolase, translated to MTDWESGLARLGLFAGVMPRAIGAVRNAGHGDPASGVPAADCGARAVGETAIDEFFIAINSVIRDIPPLSEVEAAVARCAGVADEFVASNTAELNVAPGPPTILDRRRKVFGTTGFHHIDYRVALSLPLSAAHADPYADGIASVRVLTRGGTGRRWLIWVHGAAQGRSDDLYAFRAAHLHSRLGYDVVFPVLPAHGSRRMKQIAYPGFDPLRNVLMTMRAVAEIRSLIRWIDTHQPSEITIAGTSLGGPIAALVSALEPAVTSVLAVVPMLDMHATLAHHMARGGSKGKALATLMRSDAVRAISSAIDPLSVTPQAVPDRRMVVAALNDRVTSVTAAQRLGDHWSGHIHWYPGSHVGHAISGDIRRATDAFLTPPAG
- a CDS encoding alpha/beta hydrolase domain-containing protein, coding for MSFRELTGGNGCSILSATPGPDLAAAGYDETEYAFDGTVGGVTADGVVAPAEFTTRVLVRRPVAQERFNGVLVVEWLNVSSGSDAAPEYTYLAEELVRGGYAWAGVSAQYTGIEGGEGSVGLADAGAQGLAGKDPERYAGLRHPGDAYCFDIFAAVGRALSPDADDPAHPLAGLSVHHTLAVGESQSAMALTTYTTRFAAEHRVFDAYLIHSRAAAGLPLGEPDSGIDVGATFLGEPTPLRTDLDVPVFTVQTETDVLTNFRFYRAQQPDTDRIRTWEIAGTSHADLHQIGPYESMLGCPQPVNRGQQRFVLRAALRHLHTWVSEGTPPPTAEPLLLDHTNPEEPQLVTDELGNARGGVRTPCVEAATQVLSGVVPDPVSRICLLFGSTTPIPSDLLAARYGTRENYQHLYDKAADASIADGFTLPEDRAELRADANPDLIP
- a CDS encoding aldehyde dehydrogenase codes for the protein MPLRPASASDLLIDGKQVAGSGSTFDIVNPATEEIVGQAADATAEDMSAAIAAARNAFDTTDWSRDHALRARFLRQLRDALLAHADEFREITVAEVGCPVFLTHGPQLEGPITDLGYFADLAETYEWTRDLGEAKPMGLKNRRELRAEAAGVVGAITPWNFPHQINFAKIGPALAAGCTVVLKPAPDTPWCAALVGKVIAEETDFPPGVINIVTSSDHALGAQLATDPRVDIVSFTGSTATGKKVMAAASESLKKVFLELGGKSAFIVLDDADLASACSMAAFAVVTHAGQGCAITTRLLVPRSKLDEATAITRDSLAGLAAGDPTDSGTICGPVISAAQRQRVESYIELARSEGGTIEIGGGRPAGRDRGFFVEPTLISGLDNTSRVAQEEVFGPVLVIIPHDGDDDAIRIANDSPYGLSGQVWGTDEDRINKVVNGVRTGTMAINGGIWYSADVPFGGYKQSGIGREMGVAGFEEYLETKAVARPA
- a CDS encoding wax ester/triacylglycerol synthase domain-containing protein, translated to MNASAAQHIRGERMTGPDALMLNMETPSTPMHTLKVAVLDTAERGRAISLAEVRSVLPGYLGMFPRATQRLEWLAGYGARPFWVSDNDFDVDAHLDEMSVQAPGGRDELDAVLADLAVRQLDRSRPLWALTLVHGLAGGRQAVVVRVHHAVADGLAALNTFMAATAPRGETVRPAPVSPSAAATSAAEGDSRHLWRAARAESWRLLRGVPTVVGDFARATQVKRQSTEGHRIPKPLTVRRTSFNARSGARRVCASGDISLAAVQRIALATGTTVNGALHGIIAGATRAELVARGEDPGVSVTVFGVCRDLASTRTHGNEIATAAAYLRSDLADPVERVVETSASCAAAVARRRDIGFDLTAKLATYTGRLGPVFRSLAAHRAPLVMNNITTANMPGPRETRWIGDIEVVDWISFALAIAPADVNLTAYSYAGRISMGLIATPESMPDPAGFIERVREALDEVAAALADQETVGAPGLAREAG
- a CDS encoding cytochrome P450 produces the protein MTEIAVGTEGMEKRIPFDPYAYDFHEDPYPTYLRLRHEAPVYYNADMDFWALASHADVRAGFRDTVRLSNSWGVSMDPSSYGPDAHKSMSFLAMDDPKHMRIRKLVSKGFTPRRVNELTERITTLTEQHWNACLDKGEFDYVADFAGLLPMDVVSELLGVPEADRAHLRTQSDLLLHREEGVLDIPEAAIYAYIELHKYYTALIADRRKNPGEDLVSALIEAEIVDDETGEKTALTDDEIVGFMVLMVVAGNETTTKLLANALYWGWRNPDELAKVLADPAAVPDWTEETLRYDNSTQMVLRRVVQDAPYGDLVIPAGHRVLLLVGSANRDEEVFGADADRYRIGRDCSQALMSFGMGAHFCLGAHLARLEANIGLAEVVKTISAVDIDIDAAVRVHSVNVRGFAELPVKVQVR
- a CDS encoding SDR family oxidoreductase; amino-acid sequence: MAFIPHPDRRPVLVAGASSGIGAVTAEWLAAAGYPVALAARRVERLQELADKITAAGGEAVAVPLDVTDEQSVLDCVAKSEAALGPLEIVVAGAGDLAVGLSYQTTPETFADQINIHLTGAYRIFRAVIGGMIDRARGDFVFIGSDVAIRPRPWSSAYVAAKAGIDGLVATIQLELEGTGVRAGVVRPGQTLTGMGMNLDPHDTEAMLNDWIKHGLARHGNFLAPEHIAQAVAAMVTMPRGAHMRAVEVEAEGAVPRARREQQIEPEGAGQ
- a CDS encoding SDR family oxidoreductase; translated protein: MTSERFKDKTYIVTGAAGGIGEAYARGLAAEGANVVIADLAGEKGKQVAADIGGLYVNADVSDEASAKALAAATVDTYGTIHGLVNNAAIYGGMKLDFLITVPWDYYKKFMSVNLDGALNVTRAVYPHMTDGGAIVNQSSTAAWLYSGFYGLAKVGVNGLTQQLATELGGQNIRVNAIAPGPIDTEATRTTTPKEMVDDIVNRLPLKRFGTPEDLVGMCLFLLSDEAGWITGQIFNVDGGQVIRS
- a CDS encoding TetR/AcrR family transcriptional regulator, translated to MSSPVSQESTRRRLTQQQAETVTRLTDAAVDILNQDGFDGLTVRSVAKLAGVAPATAYTYFSSKSHLVAEVFWRRLSAGVSDPDPQATHTERVAQVLREVSMVVAGEGQLGGAVTMALLGTDPDVEHLRLRIGGFIRRRLAQALETDPEHPGPLLDALEMIYAGGLVHAGMGHMTYEQTSERLVAAAHLLMEK
- a CDS encoding carboxymuconolactone decarboxylase family protein yields the protein MMSKVYGWEMSDGPGLHFAHTADQLFAEVWSRAGLSIRDRRLLLLGALAAGGLVDVAEIQARAALGNGELTPEQLEEIALFLCYYVGWPTGTKMNMVFGEVIKKHRNAQK
- a CDS encoding NAD(P)-dependent oxidoreductase, with translation MSGARLGYVGLGNIGGPMAARLAKWPGGLSVFDLAPQAVATLVDQGAGAAQSLADLGSRADIIGICVVDDDQVRTVVAGDGGLLSTAAPGTIITVHSTISPDTATELAQTCAASGVVLLDAPISGGAPGAEQGRLAIMVGGDRDSYTRIKEPFALTADMIVHAGNDVGAGTKMKLARNLLHFISFTATTEAARLAEAAGIDIAKLGKVVRHTDAITGGAGAIMLRDTTAPIDPDDFWYGIFTHVRTLGEKDLGLALGLAEQLGVDLPLGQIALRDLADGLGVGHAHKGESS